A region from the Arachis ipaensis cultivar K30076 chromosome B01, Araip1.1, whole genome shotgun sequence genome encodes:
- the LOC107608237 gene encoding cytochrome P450 86A1, translating to MIEIETLPLLYTLIALLFAYLLWFHLFSRTLTGPRVYPFLGSLPILFMNRNRVHDWITLNLIGRIKVSGSATYQTCILPFPFLARKQGFYTVTSNPKNIEHVLKVRFDNYPKGPNWQTAFHDLLGQGIFNSDGATWLIQRKTAALEFTTRTLKHAMSRWVNRTIKNRLWCILDKAAKEGVAVDLQDLLLRLTFDNICGLTFGKDPETLSPDLPENPFCNAFDSATEATLHRLLYYPGILWRFKKLLCIGSEKRLMDSLKVVDDYMNVVVSNRDKSSSDDLISRFTSKRDGDGNPFSAAALQRIALNFVLAGRDTSSVALSWFFHLVSSHPAVEDRILRELTAVLSASRGSDRCRWTENAIDFEEAEKLVYLKAALSETLRLYPSVPEDFKYALNDDVLPDGTFVPKGSTVTYSIYSVGRMKSVWGEDCMEFKPERWISVQENRVRFEQPKDGFKFVAFNAGPRTCLGKDLAYLQMKSVAAAVLLRYRILPVPGHKVEQKMSLTLFMKNGLRVYLQPRQLLPENAMYA from the exons ATGATTGAAATTGAGACACTTCCTCTACTCTATACTCTTATTGCTTTGTTATTCGCATATTTACTTTGGTTCCACCTTTTCTCTCGAACCCTAACCGGTCCGAGAGTGTATCCTTTCCTTGGAAGCCTTCCAATCCTTTTCATGAATCGAAATCGGGTTCATGATTGGATTACCCTAAATTTAATAGGCCGAATCAAAGTTTCTGGTTCGGCCACATACCAGACTTGTATCCTCCCTTTTCCTTTCTTGGCACGTAAGCAAGGGTTTTACACAGTCACGTCCAATCCCAAGAACATCGAGCACGTGCTCAAAGTCAGATTTGATAATTACCCGAAAGGGCCCAATTGGCAAACAGCATTCCATGATCTCTTGGGCCAAGGGATCTTCAACAGCGACGGTGCCACGTGGCTGATTCAGCGCAAGACGGCGGCTTTGGAGTTCACGACGCGAACCCTAAAGCATGCCATGAGCCGATGGGTGAACCGTACAATCAAGAACCGGTTGTGGTGCATCTTGGATAAAGCAGCAAAGGAGGGTGTAGCGGTGGACCTTCAGGACCTTCTTCTCAGGTTGACTTTTGATAACATTTGTGGACTCACGTTTGGGAAGGACCCAGAAACTTTGTCACCGGATTTGCCTGAAAACCCTTTCTGCAATGCCTTTGATTCTGCAACTGAAGCTACGTTGCATAGGCTTTTGTATTACCCTGGGATCTTGTGGAGGTTCAAGAAGCTTCTATGCATTGGTTCCGAAAAGAGGCTCATGGACAGTTTGAAG GTCGTTGACGATTACATGAACGTCGTCGTCTCCAATCGTGACAAGTCATCCTCCGACGACCTAATCTCCCGCTTCACCAGCAAGCGTGACGGCGATGGCAACCCCTTCTCCGCCGCCGCACTCCAACGCATCGCCCTCAACTTCGTCCTCGCCGGCAGGGACACCTCCTCCGTCGCCCTCTCCTGGTTCTTCCACCTCGTCTCCTCCCACCCCGCCGTCGAAGATCGCATCCTCCGCGAGCTTACGGCGGTCCTCTCCGCCTCTCGCGGCTCGGATCGCTGTCGCTGGACGGAGAATGCTATCGACTTCGAGGAGGCGGAGAAGCTTGTTTACCTCAAAGCCGCACTCTCCGAAACGCTGCGTTTATACCCATCAGTTCCCGAGGATTTTAAGTACGCATTAAACGACGACGTTTTGCCAGATGGCACCTTCGTTCCGAAGGGTTCGACGGTTACTTATTCGATTTACTCTGTTGGGAGAATGAAGAGTGTTTGGGGTGAGGATTGCATGGAATTTAAACCGGAGCGTTGGATTTCGGTTCAGGAGAACCGGGTTCGATTCGAACAGCCAAAAGATGGGTTTAAGTTCGTTGCTTTTAATGCTGGACCGAGAACCTGCTTGGGCAAGGACTTGGCTTACCTTCAGATGAAGTCTGTGGCTGCGGCTGTGCTTTTGAGGTACCGGATATTGCCGGTTCCCGGTCACAAGGTCGAGCAGAAGATGTCGCTTACGCTGTTCATGAAGAATGGGCTCCGTGTTTACTTACAGCCGCGTCAGCTTCTACCAGAGAATGCCATGTACGCATAG